In Erigeron canadensis isolate Cc75 chromosome 6, C_canadensis_v1, whole genome shotgun sequence, the following are encoded in one genomic region:
- the LOC122603300 gene encoding protein CHROMATIN REMODELING 20 — MTADKVEEEEDIGSTSSDSFINDSDDDEPSISGPDDEMHHEPVLTDEDIERLIAELLAVESKAAEAQEALEDESLAKVEVEVREELAQSLEGEALESAVGDEMLALREKWEDELDELETESAHLLEQLDGAGIELPSLYKWIETQAPNGCCTEAWKNRTHWVGSQVTGDATESIADAEKYLQTHRPVRRNHGKLLEEGASGFLAKRLAPDDDNKTSCEVDWSSFNKLCSSSTNDNSFGSKNWASVYMASTPQQAAELGLKFPGVDEVEEIDDIDGSSNDPFVADAIVTERELYTSEDHKNFRKVKEEDDVNLDRRLLFRLSQKRQRRKLKQEGIREAERTNNSNGNTYENADHRISSDVDMPDQKSNRLCGTKRLSDSCENSDSKKCRTANTDISDAELVAVDGSASPCSVSENDQPDKVENGDGTSDEFHCTACDKVADEVHTHPLFKVIICRNCKYLLDEKMKETDPDCAECFCGWCGKRGDLLKCKSCKNLFCSSCIKKNLGEECFLKARDFGWECCCCSPSILKPLTLQLEKAFISRSESSSSSESDSDDSEDSEDGFKVPVSKKRRKKKIRRILDDAELGEDTKKKIAIEKERQERLKSLEAERLKSLKSLETSYANSRATTSEGVTVNMLGDAQTGYIVNVVREEKEEAVRLPQSISSKLKSHQVAGIRFMWENIIQSIRKVRSGDKGLGCILAHTMGLGKTLQVIAFLYAAMRSVDIGLRAAMIVTPVNVLHNWRHEFTKWRPTEFKPLRVYMLEDVPRDRRLELLMKWRAKGGVFLIGYTNFRNLSLGKHVKDRNMAKEFCRTLQDGPDILVCDEAHMIKNTRADTTQALKLVKCQRRIALTGSPLQNNLMEYFCMVDFVREGFLGSSQEFRNRFQNPIENGQHTNSTSDDVKIMNQRSHILYEQLKGFVQRMDMNVVKKDLPPKTVFVIAVKLSPVQRALYKRFLDVHGLTQEKASNEKTRKSFFASYQALAQIWNHPGILQLMKDKDFSKRENVENFFEESSSDDNLDYTMGNGGKLRNRNDHSSRKNVSGFFKENWWDDLVMENSYEAENSGKMVLLLDILTMSSDVGDKVLVFSQSIPTLDLIERHISKLNRNGKSRKCWKRGKDWYRLDGRTEGSERQKLVEKFNDPSNKRVKCTLISTRAGSLGINLYAANRVVIVDGSWNPTYDLQAIYRAWRYGQTKPVFAYRLMAHGTMEEKIYKRQVTKESLSARVVDRQQVHRTISKEEMLHLFAFGDDENLNASAKADLVNSKIAAAHSASEVASCSKQKSPLVSSDKFMEVLLGKHHPRWIANYHEHESLLQENEDEKLSKEEQDMAWEVYRRTLEWEEVQRNPVDGPIPPPPPPPIVKATVNDVSEAKPTVQPEPRIKKPTTITRVCSRNRVVLRKCTNLAHMLTLRSQGVKPGCTTICGECGQEISWSGLTK; from the exons ATGACGGCGGATAAAgtcgaagaagaagaagatattgGCAGTACATCAAGTGACTCTTTTATAAATGATAGTGACGATGACGAACCCTCAATATCTGGTCCGGATGATGAGATGCATCATGAG CCAGTTCTCACCGATGAAGACATTGAACGTCTAATTGCTGAGCTTTTGGCAGTTGAAAGCAAG GCTGCAGAAGCCCAAGAAGCACTTGAAGACGAGTCGCTAGCAAAAGTGGAAGTTGAAGTGCGGGAAGAGTTGGCACAGTCTCTTGAGGGGGAAGCT CTGGAGAGTGCTGTTGGTGATGAAATGTTAGCTCTTAGGGAAAAATGGGAAGATGAGCTTGATGAACTTGAAACAGAGAGTGCTCACTTGTTG GAGCAACTTGATGGTGCTGGAATTGAACTCCCTAGTCTCTACAAGTGGATAGAAACTCAGGCCCCTAATGGATGCTGTACAGAAGCATGGAAAAATAGGACTCACTGGGTTGGATCGCAGGTTACCGGGGATGCTACTGAATCAATTGCAGATGCTGAGAAGTATCTGCAAACTCACAGGCCTGTCAGAAG AAATCATGGTAAACTTCTGGAGGAAGGTGCAAGTGGGTTTCTTGCGAAACGTCTTGCTCCTGATGATGACAACAAAACCAGTTGTGAAGTAGATTGGTCCTCTTTCAACAAATTGTGCTCTTCATCAACAAATGATAATTCATTTGGAAGCAAAAATTGGGCGTCTGTATACATGGCCAGTACACCTCAACAGGCTGCAGAATTGGGGCTCAAGTTTCCTGGTGTAGATGAG GTTGAGGAGATAGATGATATCGACGGGAGTTCGAATGACCCGTTTGTTGCTGACGCTATAGTGACGGAGAGAGAACTATATACGTCTGAAGATCATAAGAACTTCAGAAAG gttaaagaagaagatgatgtaaATCTTGACCGTAGACTTCTTTTCCGTTTGAGCCAAAAGCGACAGAGAAGGAAATTAAAGCAG GAGGGTATCAGGGAAGCCGAGCGAACTAACAACAGCAATGGTAACACATATGAAAATGCGGACCACAGGATATCGAGTGATGTTGACATGCCAGATCAAAAGAGTAATCGTCTTTGTGGGACCAAACGGCTATCTGACAGTTGTGAAAATTCTGATAGTAAGAAGTGCAGGACTGCAAATACTGACATATCTGATGCCGAACTTGTTGCAGTGGACGGATCTGCTTCTCCATGCAGTGTGAGCGAAAATGATCAACCTGATAAAGTAGAAAATGGAGATGGCACATCTGATGAATTTCATTGCACTGCTTGTGATAAAGTTGCTGATGAAGTGCATACACATCCACTCTTCAAAGTAATTATTTGCAGAAATTGCAAATATTTATTAGACGAGAAAATGAAAGAAACG GATCCGGATTGCGCTGAATGTTTCTGTGGATGGTGTGGGAAAAGAGGGGATTTATTAAAATGTAAGTCATGCAAAAATCTGTTCTGTAGTTCCTGTATAAAGAAGAATCTTGGAGAAGAATGTTTTTTAAAAGCACGAGATTTTGGATGGGAATGCTGTTGCTGCTCTCCAAGTATCTTGAAGCCATTAACTTTGCAGCTGGAAAAAGCTTTTATTTCTAGAAGCGAATCATCTTCAAGTTCAGAAAGTGATTCAGATGACTCTGAGGATTCAGAGGATGGTTTCAAGGTTCCGGTTAG CAAAAAGAGACGAAAGAAGAAAATTCGCAGAATCCTTGATGATGCTGAATTAGGAGAAGACACTAAAAAGAAAATTGCGATTGAAAAG GAACGTCAAGAACGTCTTAAGTCACTGGAAGCTGAGCGTCTGAAGTCACTAAAATCACTAGAAACAAGTTATGCAAATTCTAGGGCAACCACATCTGAGGGTGTTACTGTTAACATGCTGGGTGATGCACAAACAGGTTATATTGTAAATGTTGTGAGGGAGGAAAAAGAGGAGGCTGTTAGGCTTCCTCAGAGCATCTCAAGCAAATTGAAATCTCATCAg GTTGCAGGTATAAGGTTCATGTGGGAAAATATCATACAATCAATTAGGAAAGTCAGGTCAGGGGACAAGGGACTTGGTTGCATTCTTGCGCATACCATGGGGCTAGGTAAAACCTTGCAG GTTATAGCTTTTCTGTATGCTGCAATGAGAAGTGTTGACATAGGATTAAGAGCCGCAATGATCGTGACACCCGTGAATGTTTTGCACAATTGGAGGCATGAGTTCACAAAATGGAGACCCACCGAATTTAAGCCTCTTCGTGTCTACATGCTTGAAGACGTCCCAAG aGATAGGAGACTTGAGTTGTTAATGAAGTGGAGAGCTAAAGGTGGTGTTTTCTTGATTGGCTATACTAATTTCCGTAATTTATCGCTTGGAAAGCATGTCAAGGATCGTAACATGGCTAAGGAATTTTGCAGGACTCTTCAG GATGGACCTGATATACTTGTCTGTGATGAGGCTCACATGATTAAAAACACTAGGGCTGATACAACCCAGGCCTTGAAGTTAGTCAAATGCCAGCGACGGATAGCATTAACAGGCTCGCCTCTTCAAAATAACCTCATGGAGTATTTCTGT ATGGTTGATTTTGTGAGGGAAGGATTTCTTGGAAGCAGTCAAGAGTTTCGAAACCG TTTCCAAAACCCTATTGAGAATGGTCAACACACAAATTCTACGTCAGATGATGTGAAAATTATGAACCAGAGATCTCATATCCTCTATGAACAATTGAAGGGATTTGTTCAACGAATGGACATGAACGTTGTGAAGAAGGATTTACCCCCCAAAACTGTTTTTGTTATTGCTGTGAAACTTTCTCCTGTGCAAAGGGCGCTATACAAAAGATTTCTGGATGTACATGGGCTCACACAAGAGAAGGCTTCTAATGAGAAGACCAGGAAGAGTTTTTTTGCCAGTTACCAAGCATTGGCTCAG ATATGGAATCATCCTGGAATATTGCAACTAATGAAAGACAAAGACTTCAGCAAACGTGAAAATGTTGAGAATTTTTTTGAGGAAAGCTCCAGTGATGATAACCTAGACTATACAATGGGCAACGGAG GTAAATTGAGGAACAGGAATGACCATTCATCTAGAAAAAATGTTAGTGGCTTTTTCAAGGAG AATTGGTGGGATGATCTTGTTATGGAGAACAGTTATGAGGCTGAAAATAGTGGTAAAATGGTTCTGCTGCTAGATATTTTAACTATGAGCTCTGATGTTGGTGATAAGGTACTTGTTTTCAGCCAAAGTATACCGACACTTGATCTGATCGAACGCCATATATCCAAATTGAATCGGAATGGGAAAAGTCGGAAATGTTGGAAAAGGGGAAAGGACTGGTACAG ACTAGATGGACGAACCGAGGGGTCAGAGAGACAAAAACTCGTTGAGAAGTTCAACGATCCCTCAAATAAGAGGGTTAAATGCACTTTAATATCAACCAGGGCTGGATCTCTTGGTATCAACCTTTATGCTGCTAACCGTGTTGTTATTGTTGATGGCTCTTGGAACCCAACATACGATCTTCAGGCTATTTATCGGGCTTGGAG ATATGGACAGACAAAACCGGTGTTTGCATACCGCCTAATGGCACATGGCAccatggaagaaaagatttataaaCGTCAG GTAACGAAGGAGAGTCTTTCAGCAAGAGTGGTTGATAGGCAGCAAGTACATAGGACAATATCTAAAGAAGAGATGTTGCATCTGTTTGCCTTCGGGGATGATGAAAACCTAAATGCTTCAGCTAAGGCTGACCTGGTGAATAGCAAGATAGCAGCTGCGCATAGTGCCAGTGAAGTCGCAAGTTGTTCGAAACAGAAAAGTCCTCTTGTTTCTTCCGACAAATTTATGGAAGTATTACTTGGTAAACATCATCCAAG ATGGATTGCAAATTATCATGAACATGAGAGTCTTTTACAAGAGAACGAAGATGAGAAACTGTCGAAGGAAGAACAAGACATGGCCTGGGAAGTCTACCGTAGAACCTTAGAATGGGAAGAAGTCCAGAGGAATCCAGTTGACGGACCCAtacccccacccccacccccaccTATTGTAAAAGCCACCGTGAATGATGTCTCAGAAGCCAAACCAACTGTTCAACCTGAACCCAGAATCAAGAAGCCAACTACGATTACCCGAGTGTGTTCCAGGAACCGTGTAGTGCTTCGAAAATGCACAAATCTAGCCCATATGCTAACCCTAAGGAGTCAAGGTGTGAAACCAGGTTGCACCACCATATGTGGTGAATGTGGTCAGGAAATTAGCTGGAGTGGTCTCACTAAGTGA